In bacterium, one genomic interval encodes:
- a CDS encoding twin-arginine translocation signal domain-containing protein, which produces MERSGSDRREFMTRAGSAGAALAALGASKVHAAEKPKESGGLFRVGCLNVYSYSHLIGLWGPLINARKGEKDTPFTNMRITHCWDIEPDRAEEFAKLYGCETVKN; this is translated from the coding sequence ATGGAAAGATCGGGATCAGACCGCCGGGAATTCATGACCAGAGCCGGTTCCGCGGGAGCAGCGCTCGCGGCGCTCGGAGCTTCGAAGGTTCACGCCGCCGAGAAACCGAAAGAGTCCGGCGGATTGTTCAGGGTGGGATGCCTCAATGTGTACTCTTACTCGCATCTTATCGGTCTCTGGGGGCCGCTCATCAACGCCCGCAAGGGCGAAAAGGATACACCGTTCACCAATATGCGTATTACCCACTGCTGGGACATCGAACCCGACAGGGCAGAGGAGTTTGCAAAACTATACGGATGCGAGACGGTCAAGAACT
- a CDS encoding T9SS type A sorting domain-containing protein, whose product MARTRDFTLTGNYPNPFNASTTISYTLMRKSRIEVAVFNTLGQKIAVLSEGIEQAGNHTVRWDAGQLPSGMYICMIRANGLSGTRKMTLVK is encoded by the coding sequence ATCGCCCGGACACGTGACTTTACACTCACGGGCAATTATCCCAATCCATTCAACGCTTCGACGACCATTTCCTACACCCTGATGAGGAAATCACGGATCGAGGTTGCCGTGTTCAATACGCTCGGCCAGAAAATCGCCGTGCTCAGCGAAGGAATCGAACAGGCGGGGAATCATACGGTACGGTGGGATGCCGGACAGCTCCCGAGCGGAATGTATATCTGTATGATACGGGCAAACGGGTTGAGCGGGACAAGGAAGATGACGCTCGTGAAGTAG
- the carB gene encoding carbamoyl-phosphate synthase large subunit, translating into MPRRNDLKKILIIGSGPIIIGQACEFDYSGTQACKALREEGYSIVLVNSNPATIMTDPGMADRTYIEPLTVESLERIIEKERPDGLLPNLGGQTGLNLASSLFKAGILDRYGVEVIGVKADAIERGEDRIAFKETMHRLGIPVPRSDPSHSVEEAEKIAEMLGYPVVLRPAYTLGGTGGGIVYNVEELRTVVTRGLNASLVHQVLVEESVLGWEELELEVVRDVKNQKITVCFIENIDAMGVHTGDSFCVAPMLTVPEKLQKRMQELSYRIVDAIGVVGGTNIQFAHNLEDDRLVVIEINPRTSRSSALASKATGFPIARISTKLAAGLTMDEIPYWKEGTLEKYEPSGDYVVVKFARWAFEKFPKAKDMLGTQMKAVGEVMSIGKTFKEGFQKSIRSLEIGRYGLGGAKNFKSLSLQELKEKLVNPTSERVFLMYEALRKGMSVEELYALTYIGRWFISEMKELVEFEEKLLKYSWENLPDDVLREAKELSFADRYLARLFNIPEKTVREKRIALGKIARYKVVPVSGVENAAYYYSTYNDDVDSVPVSKNRKVMILGGGPNRIGQGIEFDYTCVHAAFALRNEGFESIMVNCNPETVSTDYDTSNKLYFEPLTVEDVLAIYEKEKPEGVIVQFGGQTPLNIAQELKDNGVRILGTSPESIRMAEDREYFREHMITLGVLQPESGTARSLEEALVLAEKIGYPLMVRPSFVLGGRGMEVIYDETMLRKYVQEAIEITPEYPMLVDRFLEDAIEVEVDALADGEEVFIPAVMEHIELAGIHSGDSACAIPSRTISKKNLDTIEQYTALIARDLNVVGIMNIQYAICEDKVYILEANPRASRTVPVVSKITGITLAHRATQIMLGKKIRDFPDLKKGKIPYFGVKEAVFPFNMFPEVDPLLGPEMRATGEVMGIADSFGLAFYKAEEAAGARLPLEGNVLMTVADKDKKALLPVARQLAEMGFTIYATENTSTYLNDNCVPNTRIKKLHEGRPNIMDAIKNNDIHLIINTPLGRYSKDDDSFIRMMAIQQKLPYVTTIAAAQASVKGIEAMKKEKTAPKPLQDYYLK; encoded by the coding sequence ATGCCCAGACGCAACGATTTGAAAAAAATTCTGATTATCGGTTCCGGCCCCATTATCATCGGCCAGGCATGTGAGTTTGATTATTCCGGCACACAGGCATGCAAGGCGCTGCGGGAGGAAGGATACTCGATCGTCCTGGTCAATTCGAATCCCGCCACGATTATGACCGATCCCGGGATGGCCGACAGAACCTATATCGAGCCCCTGACTGTCGAAAGCCTTGAAAGGATCATCGAAAAGGAACGTCCGGACGGACTCCTGCCGAACCTCGGCGGTCAGACGGGATTGAATCTTGCGTCGAGCCTCTTTAAAGCTGGTATCCTTGACCGTTACGGAGTGGAGGTTATCGGTGTAAAAGCCGATGCCATCGAGCGAGGAGAGGACCGCATCGCCTTCAAGGAAACCATGCACAGACTTGGAATTCCCGTTCCCCGATCTGATCCGAGCCATTCCGTGGAAGAAGCGGAGAAAATTGCCGAGATGCTCGGCTATCCGGTCGTGTTGCGGCCCGCTTATACGCTCGGAGGCACGGGCGGCGGAATTGTATACAATGTGGAGGAACTTCGTACGGTCGTTACGCGCGGTCTCAATGCCAGTCTCGTGCACCAGGTTCTTGTCGAGGAATCCGTGCTCGGATGGGAGGAGCTGGAGCTCGAGGTCGTCCGCGATGTCAAAAACCAGAAGATCACCGTATGTTTTATCGAAAATATCGATGCCATGGGAGTTCACACCGGAGACAGCTTCTGTGTCGCGCCCATGCTCACCGTACCGGAGAAGCTGCAGAAACGGATGCAGGAGCTTTCCTACCGGATCGTCGATGCCATCGGCGTCGTGGGTGGGACGAACATCCAGTTTGCCCATAACCTCGAAGACGACAGGCTCGTGGTCATCGAGATCAATCCACGGACTTCACGGTCTTCCGCGCTTGCATCCAAAGCGACCGGCTTCCCGATTGCCCGCATATCGACAAAGCTTGCAGCGGGACTGACCATGGACGAGATTCCGTACTGGAAAGAGGGAACCCTCGAAAAGTATGAACCGAGCGGTGATTACGTCGTTGTCAAGTTCGCGCGGTGGGCTTTCGAAAAGTTTCCCAAGGCGAAGGACATGCTCGGAACCCAGATGAAAGCGGTCGGCGAGGTCATGAGTATCGGTAAAACCTTCAAGGAAGGATTCCAGAAATCGATCCGTTCACTGGAAATCGGCAGATATGGTCTCGGCGGGGCAAAGAATTTCAAGAGCCTTTCCCTCCAGGAGTTGAAAGAAAAACTCGTCAACCCAACGAGCGAGCGGGTGTTTCTCATGTATGAAGCGCTCCGCAAGGGTATGAGCGTCGAGGAACTCTATGCGTTGACGTATATCGGTCGCTGGTTCATTTCGGAGATGAAAGAGCTTGTCGAGTTCGAGGAGAAACTGCTGAAGTATTCATGGGAAAACCTTCCGGATGATGTACTCAGAGAAGCGAAGGAACTGAGCTTTGCCGACCGGTATCTCGCCCGGCTGTTTAACATCCCGGAGAAGACGGTGCGTGAAAAGAGGATCGCGCTCGGGAAAATCGCCCGTTATAAAGTCGTTCCCGTGAGCGGTGTCGAGAATGCGGCATATTACTACTCGACCTATAACGACGATGTCGATTCGGTTCCGGTGTCCAAGAACCGTAAGGTCATGATTCTGGGTGGCGGACCCAACAGGATAGGACAGGGAATAGAGTTCGATTATACCTGTGTTCATGCGGCGTTTGCTCTCCGCAACGAGGGATTCGAATCGATCATGGTCAATTGTAACCCGGAGACCGTTTCCACGGACTACGATACATCGAACAAGCTCTATTTCGAGCCGCTGACTGTCGAGGATGTTCTCGCCATTTACGAGAAGGAAAAACCTGAAGGCGTCATAGTCCAGTTCGGCGGCCAGACCCCGCTCAATATCGCCCAGGAGCTGAAGGATAACGGTGTCAGGATTCTCGGTACATCGCCCGAGAGCATCCGCATGGCCGAGGACAGGGAGTATTTCAGGGAACACATGATTACCCTCGGTGTTCTCCAGCCGGAAAGCGGGACGGCGCGGTCGCTCGAGGAAGCGCTCGTTCTTGCCGAGAAGATCGGCTATCCGCTCATGGTCCGCCCCTCGTTTGTGCTCGGCGGACGCGGCATGGAGGTAATCTACGATGAAACCATGCTGCGGAAGTATGTCCAGGAGGCCATCGAGATAACCCCCGAATACCCCATGCTCGTCGATCGGTTTCTCGAGGATGCAATCGAAGTCGAGGTCGATGCGCTTGCCGATGGCGAGGAAGTGTTCATACCCGCCGTTATGGAACATATCGAGCTTGCGGGGATACATTCCGGCGATTCGGCCTGCGCCATTCCATCGAGAACCATCAGTAAAAAGAATCTCGATACCATCGAGCAGTATACCGCTCTTATCGCCCGTGACCTCAATGTAGTCGGCATCATGAATATCCAGTATGCGATCTGCGAAGACAAGGTCTATATCCTGGAAGCCAACCCGCGGGCTTCACGGACTGTTCCTGTGGTGTCAAAGATAACGGGTATCACCCTTGCACACCGTGCGACCCAGATCATGCTCGGGAAGAAAATCAGGGACTTTCCCGACCTCAAAAAAGGGAAAATCCCCTATTTCGGCGTCAAGGAAGCGGTTTTCCCCTTCAACATGTTTCCCGAGGTCGATCCTCTGCTCGGTCCCGAAATGCGCGCGACAGGCGAGGTCATGGGCATCGCCGATTCGTTCGGCCTCGCTTTCTACAAAGCCGAGGAAGCAGCGGGCGCGCGGCTCCCGCTCGAGGGAAATGTGCTCATGACAGTCGCGGACAAGGATAAAAAGGCGCTCCTTCCCGTTGCCCGCCAGCTTGCTGAGATGGGCTTTACGATCTATGCGACGGAAAACACGAGCACCTATCTCAATGATAACTGTGTTCCCAACACAAGGATAAAGAAACTGCACGAGGGACGGCCCAATATCATGGATGCGATAAAAAACAACGACATCCATCTCATTATCAATACGCCCCTCGGCCGTTACAGTAAAGACGACGACAGTTTTATCCGGATGATGGCGATCCAGCAGAAACTGCCGTATGTGACTACCATCGCGGCAGCCCAGGCCAGCGTTAAAGGTATAGAGGCCATGAAGAAAGAAAAAACCGCTCCGAAACCGCTGCAGGATTATTACCTGAAGTAG
- a CDS encoding aminotransferase class V-fold PLP-dependent enzyme yields MVFDPELLKEIEQEFPYAHTDPWGKKRVFVDNGPGTLILKRAADAQYHASLEFSSSFGPAFPECRKVDEIQSEGYKAVSDLFNAGSPDTIVMGQTATSLLFQISYALGNECEKRHNVVTTYYEHLANVNPWLELVERGKIKEVRFAHLHEDGTLDMDHLRSLVDENTKVITVSAASNLLGSKSPLKEIGTIARDAGAYYVIDGVHHAAHGHMNVRDIGCDFLVITAYKSFAPKYSGFMFGKQEHLESMRPYSSGKDHGHPRGKWSWGTPDHGKLAAITAVVDYFAWLGDRVKDRYTGKFAGYSGRVRSVMMGMDAIDSYEKEISRAVLTGFDDVPGLPDIPGVSFYGLGDVNRLDERDPTFAFSIEGLEGSAVERRLVDDYNIAIRSILYWSKSEDFFNLHYPVRASFVHYNTVEEVHYILKALRTLVK; encoded by the coding sequence ATGGTTTTTGACCCTGAACTTTTGAAGGAAATCGAACAGGAGTTTCCTTATGCACATACCGACCCGTGGGGGAAAAAACGGGTCTTTGTCGATAACGGCCCCGGTACCCTGATTCTCAAACGCGCCGCGGATGCCCAGTATCATGCTTCGCTTGAATTCAGCAGCAGCTTCGGGCCCGCGTTCCCCGAATGCAGAAAAGTGGATGAAATCCAGTCCGAAGGATACAAGGCTGTTTCCGACCTCTTCAACGCCGGTTCCCCCGATACCATAGTCATGGGTCAGACGGCAACAAGCCTGCTCTTTCAGATCAGCTATGCCCTCGGAAACGAGTGCGAGAAGCGGCATAACGTGGTCACCACCTACTACGAACACCTCGCCAACGTCAATCCATGGCTGGAGCTTGTCGAGCGCGGAAAAATCAAGGAAGTCCGCTTCGCTCACCTTCATGAGGACGGTACTCTTGACATGGATCATCTGCGGAGTCTTGTGGACGAGAATACAAAAGTGATCACCGTGTCCGCCGCCTCCAACCTTCTCGGATCGAAAAGCCCGCTCAAAGAAATCGGGACTATCGCCCGTGATGCCGGCGCATACTATGTCATCGACGGTGTCCATCATGCGGCACACGGGCACATGAATGTCCGCGATATCGGGTGCGATTTCCTCGTCATTACGGCATACAAAAGCTTTGCGCCCAAATATTCGGGCTTCATGTTCGGCAAACAGGAACACCTCGAATCCATGCGCCCCTATTCCTCGGGAAAAGACCACGGCCATCCACGCGGCAAGTGGAGCTGGGGCACTCCTGACCACGGCAAGCTGGCGGCAATCACAGCGGTCGTCGATTACTTCGCATGGCTCGGCGACCGAGTCAAGGATCGCTATACCGGCAAGTTTGCCGGATATTCCGGGCGGGTGCGGTCGGTCATGATGGGGATGGATGCCATCGACTCGTACGAGAAAGAGATTTCACGGGCTGTACTGACCGGATTCGACGATGTTCCGGGGCTTCCGGATATTCCCGGAGTCAGTTTTTACGGCCTCGGTGATGTAAACAGGCTCGATGAACGCGACCCCACGTTTGCGTTCAGTATCGAGGGATTGGAAGGCAGCGCGGTCGAGCGCCGTCTTGTCGATGATTACAATATCGCCATCCGGTCGATCCTGTACTGGTCGAAATCCGAGGATTTCTTCAATCTTCATTACCCCGTGAGAGCGAGCTTCGTGCACTACAACACGGTCGAGGAAGTCCATTACATTCTCAAGGCGCTCCGGACGCTCGTTAAATAA
- a CDS encoding M20 family metallopeptidase: MNKPIDDQLAGSFRQIREQAERMLDDLIAIRRDIHAHPEVRFTEVRTAKIAADNLRNLGIDVQTGVGKTGVVGLLKGGLGEGKVLGIRCDMDALPTQEKSDVPYRSQNDGAMHACGHDVHTTVVIGVARILARMKDRFRGTVKFIFQPSEENPYKQRCGSLKMIDDGVLESPRMDAILSLHCWPDLDAGQVGVGPGPAMAAAEAFQVVLNGQQAHGATPQKGRDTMLGAAYVINDFYHITSRRTDPAESYALIINNIEGGNIQSVIGGKISLTGTVRTLSKESMEYINGLMKDAVDGIARILDLKGELIIDDFYPPVVNDQYLDTIISDAAASVLGPENVIVQKKCPMTAEDFSHFTDRVPGHYLKLGVANDEKGIRFPLHNDRFDVDERSIAVGVSVLASAALSFLSQDGS; encoded by the coding sequence ATGAATAAACCAATCGACGATCAGCTTGCGGGATCATTCCGGCAGATACGCGAACAGGCCGAACGTATGCTCGATGATCTCATCGCCATCAGACGCGACATCCATGCTCATCCCGAAGTCAGGTTCACGGAGGTTCGGACAGCGAAGATAGCCGCAGACAACCTGAGGAACCTCGGCATCGACGTACAGACCGGAGTCGGTAAAACAGGCGTTGTGGGACTCCTCAAAGGCGGCCTCGGGGAAGGGAAGGTGCTCGGTATACGGTGCGATATGGACGCTCTCCCTACACAGGAAAAGAGCGATGTTCCCTATCGTTCCCAGAACGACGGCGCGATGCATGCGTGCGGACACGATGTCCACACCACGGTGGTTATCGGCGTTGCGCGCATTCTCGCACGCATGAAAGACAGGTTCAGGGGAACGGTTAAATTCATTTTCCAGCCCTCCGAGGAGAATCCGTACAAACAGCGCTGCGGATCGCTGAAGATGATCGATGACGGCGTGCTCGAATCTCCCCGCATGGATGCGATTCTGTCCCTTCACTGCTGGCCCGATCTCGATGCCGGGCAGGTCGGCGTTGGACCGGGTCCCGCGATGGCCGCCGCCGAAGCATTCCAGGTCGTTCTGAACGGTCAGCAGGCTCATGGCGCTACGCCGCAGAAGGGAAGGGACACCATGCTCGGCGCGGCGTATGTAATCAACGATTTCTACCACATAACCTCACGGCGGACAGACCCTGCCGAATCGTATGCCCTCATAATCAACAATATCGAGGGCGGAAACATCCAGTCCGTCATCGGCGGGAAAATCAGTCTTACCGGAACGGTCAGGACACTCTCGAAGGAATCGATGGAGTACATCAACGGCCTCATGAAGGACGCCGTGGACGGCATCGCCCGTATACTCGACCTAAAAGGCGAGCTCATCATTGACGATTTCTACCCTCCCGTTGTGAACGATCAGTACCTCGACACCATAATTTCCGATGCCGCAGCGTCCGTTCTCGGCCCGGAGAACGTCATCGTCCAGAAGAAATGTCCCATGACGGCGGAAGACTTCTCTCACTTCACCGACAGGGTACCGGGTCACTACCTGAAACTCGGAGTTGCGAACGACGAGAAAGGTATACGGTTCCCGCTCCATAACGATCGCTTCGATGTGGACGAGCGGTCGATAGCGGTGGGTGTGAGCGTGCTTGCTTCCGCGGCGCTGAGCTTCCTCAGCCAAGATGGTTCATGA
- a CDS encoding sugar phosphate isomerase/epimerase — protein MAGTQSRRGFMKASALTVSAGSLLAAAPCHGAPEEKSAGEPLHLGLVTYNLAKSWDIDTIIKNCTETKFEAVELRTTHAHKVEVDLTAAQRREVRKKFEDSPVVLASLGSAFEFDSPDPDVLKKNIDGTKEYILLAQDVAAAGVKVRPNNLHVGEGIPEEKTLEQIGKSFREVSEFAGNHGVEIRVEVHGTETSRVPRIRKMLNYADSGNCFICWNSNQSDLLDGGLEDNFNLLRDKIHFVHMRDLFLEEYPFRKLFTLLRGNGYRGYCCAEIPESTDPIRVMHYYRALFLAYQDVL, from the coding sequence ATGGCTGGAACACAATCGAGAAGGGGATTCATGAAGGCTTCTGCCCTCACGGTTTCTGCGGGGTCATTGCTCGCCGCTGCACCGTGTCATGGCGCTCCCGAGGAGAAAAGCGCGGGTGAACCGCTGCATCTCGGCCTCGTTACCTATAATCTGGCGAAATCGTGGGATATCGATACGATCATCAAAAACTGCACGGAGACAAAATTCGAAGCGGTCGAGCTCCGTACCACCCATGCACACAAGGTCGAGGTCGATCTGACCGCGGCGCAGCGCAGGGAAGTACGAAAGAAATTCGAGGATTCGCCGGTTGTTCTCGCGAGCCTCGGAAGCGCTTTCGAGTTCGATTCACCCGACCCGGATGTGCTGAAAAAGAATATCGACGGTACGAAAGAGTATATCTTGCTCGCCCAAGATGTCGCCGCCGCCGGGGTCAAGGTGCGGCCCAACAACCTCCATGTCGGTGAGGGTATCCCCGAAGAAAAAACGCTCGAACAGATCGGGAAGTCGTTCCGCGAGGTGAGCGAATTCGCCGGAAACCACGGCGTCGAAATCCGTGTCGAGGTTCATGGAACCGAAACAAGCCGTGTGCCGAGAATCAGAAAGATGCTCAATTATGCGGACAGCGGCAACTGCTTTATCTGCTGGAACTCGAACCAGTCCGACCTGCTCGACGGCGGCCTGGAAGACAACTTCAACCTCCTCAGGGATAAGATACATTTCGTCCACATGCGCGACCTCTTTCTGGAAGAATATCCCTTCCGGAAACTATTCACGCTCCTGCGGGGAAACGGTTACCGGGGATACTGCTGTGCGGAAATACCGGAAAGCACCGACCCGATCCGTGTCATGCACTACTACCGGGCGCTGTTTCTTGCGTATCAGGATGTTCTGTAA
- a CDS encoding substrate-binding domain-containing protein, which yields MNRLLCYGILIPVVFALTAAGCGKSEKSSQKPAKKETITIAVIPKGTIHEFWKTIHAGALDAARDTGVEIIWKGPLREDDREEQLQIVETFISSGVSAIVIAPLDDRSLIKPVAEAQRLGIPTIVIDSDLQGDFHAAFVATDNYRGGVLAAERVGELLNGAGKIIVLRYQEGSASNTNREEGFLDTMRSKFPSIEILSDNQYAGVTTESAYRLSENLLNRFKEVDAIFAPNEPVTFGCLRALQARGLAHTIKLVGFDASEKLTEALGKGEIEGLVLQDPFKIGSVGVRTAVAVLRGEKVEKRIDTGVVLATPANMNEPEINTLLHPVTVQ from the coding sequence ATGAACCGACTTTTATGTTATGGCATACTTATACCGGTGGTATTTGCTCTGACCGCTGCCGGGTGCGGAAAATCCGAGAAAAGCTCCCAAAAACCGGCGAAGAAAGAAACCATAACCATTGCGGTCATTCCGAAGGGCACGATCCATGAATTCTGGAAAACCATTCACGCTGGCGCGCTCGATGCAGCCCGTGACACCGGAGTGGAAATAATCTGGAAAGGTCCGCTCAGGGAAGACGACCGTGAGGAGCAGCTCCAGATTGTCGAGACGTTCATTTCATCCGGGGTGAGCGCCATTGTCATCGCTCCCCTCGATGACCGTTCACTCATAAAACCGGTCGCAGAGGCGCAGCGTCTGGGAATCCCGACCATTGTCATCGACTCCGACCTCCAGGGCGATTTTCATGCCGCATTTGTCGCGACCGACAACTACCGCGGCGGTGTGCTTGCCGCCGAACGTGTCGGCGAACTCCTGAACGGCGCCGGAAAAATCATTGTGCTCCGCTACCAGGAGGGAAGCGCTTCCAACACCAACCGTGAAGAGGGATTTCTCGATACCATGCGCTCGAAATTCCCTTCCATCGAGATTCTCTCGGACAACCAGTATGCGGGAGTGACAACTGAATCCGCTTACCGTCTGAGCGAGAACCTTCTCAACCGTTTCAAGGAAGTGGATGCGATATTCGCTCCCAACGAGCCGGTGACATTCGGCTGCCTGCGGGCACTCCAGGCCCGGGGACTCGCTCATACAATCAAACTCGTCGGATTCGATGCATCCGAGAAACTCACCGAAGCGCTCGGAAAAGGCGAGATTGAAGGGCTGGTACTTCAGGATCCGTTTAAAATCGGCTCTGTCGGTGTCAGAACAGCGGTCGCTGTTCTCCGTGGGGAGAAAGTTGAAAAACGCATCGATACGGGCGTTGTTCTTGCCACTCCCGCGAACATGAACGAGCCTGAAATCAACACTCTCCTGCACCCTGTGACGGTACAATGA
- a CDS encoding TIM barrel protein: MMTEIKSLTRRTFLKGASTAGIASAVLGAGHSTGAQAAEKSVLKFGGFTKTFQSLGLNYEETAEAAAEVGWDGIECPVRPEGHVLPERVEDDLPRMVEALGKRKLELLIMATAIRNPDEQYTERILRTASKLGIRYYRCGWWQYRDDAAIQDQLAEIKPQLRDLAQLNKELGMCGLYQNHSGRNMVGAAVWDVYEIIRDLDPRYLASHFDIGHATVEGGLSWRTQYRLIQSHIGAVIVKDFTWECTPGKGGTVDWCLLGKGMVSAEFFTMLKKSGYQAPITQHFEYPIPGDSKAEQLKNHIRDLKEDNRVLRALMGT; the protein is encoded by the coding sequence ATGATGACCGAAATTAAATCCCTGACACGGAGGACGTTTCTCAAAGGCGCCTCCACGGCCGGTATTGCATCCGCAGTTTTGGGCGCCGGTCACAGTACCGGTGCGCAGGCCGCTGAAAAATCCGTGCTCAAATTCGGAGGGTTTACCAAAACATTCCAGAGCCTTGGACTCAATTACGAGGAGACCGCCGAGGCTGCTGCGGAAGTCGGATGGGACGGCATCGAATGCCCTGTCCGCCCGGAAGGACATGTCCTTCCGGAACGGGTTGAGGATGACCTCCCCAGGATGGTCGAGGCGCTCGGAAAAAGGAAACTTGAACTGCTCATCATGGCGACCGCAATCCGTAATCCCGATGAACAGTATACGGAGCGAATTCTCCGGACCGCGAGCAAGCTCGGAATCAGGTACTATCGCTGCGGGTGGTGGCAGTACAGGGACGATGCCGCTATTCAGGATCAGCTCGCGGAAATCAAGCCGCAGCTCCGTGACCTCGCACAGCTCAACAAGGAACTTGGGATGTGCGGCCTCTACCAGAATCATTCGGGCCGGAATATGGTCGGCGCCGCTGTCTGGGATGTGTATGAGATCATCCGGGACCTCGATCCACGGTATCTCGCCTCGCATTTCGATATCGGTCATGCCACGGTGGAGGGCGGATTGTCCTGGCGCACGCAGTACCGGCTTATTCAGTCGCACATCGGAGCGGTGATTGTCAAGGATTTCACCTGGGAATGTACTCCCGGGAAAGGCGGGACAGTCGACTGGTGTCTCCTCGGAAAGGGAATGGTCAGCGCCGAATTTTTCACCATGCTGAAAAAGTCAGGGTATCAGGCTCCCATCACCCAGCATTTTGAGTATCCCATACCGGGTGACTCGAAAGCCGAACAGCTTAAAAACCATATCCGCGACCTGAAGGAAGACAACCGTGTCCTGCGAGCGCTCATGGGGACATGA
- a CDS encoding creatininase family protein — protein MKTLCGLIGILACAMSVSFTGVVAAQQSAGAAAKLPVRYEELTAPDFIKAVEKSGMTCIIPIGILEKHGPHLPLGTDLLDCREVSVRAAEKEYTIIYPQYYFGQIYEAKHQPGTIAYSPQLVWNMLQETCDELARNGIKKIILVNGHGGNNSFLPYFCQAQLASRKDYVVVWFRPADDPEVEKKVNALRKTTTGGHADESETSTMLVHRPDLVHVDRGRDQSGEDLNRLGLIPYAYMGIWWYAKYPNHYAGDGSHADRAIGELLINSEVDQLVKLIRVLKTDDSILKLQNQFFDGSEQPLKTKQ, from the coding sequence ATGAAAACGCTCTGCGGGTTAATTGGAATTTTAGCATGCGCGATGTCAGTTTCATTCACGGGTGTCGTAGCCGCCCAGCAGTCAGCCGGTGCAGCGGCGAAGCTGCCGGTCAGGTATGAGGAGCTGACAGCGCCGGATTTTATAAAGGCTGTTGAAAAATCGGGCATGACCTGTATCATTCCTATCGGCATCCTGGAAAAGCACGGTCCCCATCTGCCACTCGGAACGGACCTGCTTGATTGCAGGGAAGTATCGGTGCGTGCAGCCGAAAAGGAATATACCATTATTTACCCGCAGTATTATTTCGGCCAGATATACGAGGCGAAACATCAGCCCGGAACTATCGCATACAGTCCCCAGCTTGTCTGGAATATGCTGCAGGAAACGTGCGACGAGCTTGCCCGAAACGGGATTAAAAAGATAATCCTCGTGAACGGTCATGGCGGCAACAATTCTTTTCTCCCCTACTTCTGCCAGGCGCAGCTCGCAAGCCGCAAGGATTATGTTGTGGTCTGGTTCCGTCCCGCCGATGATCCCGAAGTGGAGAAAAAAGTGAACGCGCTCCGTAAAACCACAACAGGGGGACATGCCGATGAGAGCGAAACATCGACCATGCTCGTTCACCGGCCTGACCTGGTTCATGTGGACCGCGGCAGAGATCAGTCAGGCGAGGATTTAAACCGTCTCGGCTTGATTCCGTATGCGTACATGGGAATCTGGTGGTATGCGAAGTATCCGAATCATTATGCGGGGGACGGGAGCCACGCCGACCGTGCAATCGGAGAGCTGCTCATCAACAGCGAGGTCGACCAGCTTGTGAAGCTTATCAGGGTGCTCAAAACCGACGACAGCATTCTCAAGCTCCAGAATCAGTTCTTCGACGGTTCCGAACAGCCGCTTAAAACAAAGCAGTGA